The Balaenoptera acutorostrata chromosome 6, mBalAcu1.1, whole genome shotgun sequence genome includes the window AAGTCTAGGTATatgatgatggtggcttggagcAAGATGTTAGAAGTGGAAGTAGTAAGAATTCATGGGATTCTGAATATACTTTGAGGCTAGAGCTGCTAAGATTGAAAGGAGTGTGAGAAAGGAGTCCAGAATAACTCCTATAACTTACGGCTGTGCAAATAGCGATTTACTGAGTCAGGGAATGCCAGGGGAAGAGTATGCTGGGAAGGTGAGGCGTTAAGAGTCCAAGTCTGGACATGTTAAGTTTGGTTGCCTATTAGActtccaagtggagatgtcagtTTGACAGTGGATATGGGAGTTTGGAGATCAAGGGTATTTCAGTTATCTTTTGCTGCTTAATAAATAAACTACCCCAAAATTTAGGAGTTTAAAACAGcaacaatttattatttatcatcCTGTGGGTTGACTGACTGGCTCAGCTGTGCAGTTCTCTATGTGGCATCAGCTGGGATCACTCACTTGGCTGCATTCAGTAGTGGGCTACGTGGGAAGGTCCAAAGTATCTTCATTCACGTATCTGGCACCTCAGGGAGTCAGACTTCTTACGTGGCAACTGGTTTCTCCAGAAAGGATGAGATCAGAAGTTGTCAGGCTTCATAAAGGATAGGTCCAAAATGACATAGcacctcttctgccatatcctaTTGGTCAAAACATGTCACAGGGCCAGCACACGCGAGCGGAGGGAACACAGACTCTGCCTTTTGATGAGAAGAGTGGCATGTGCCTAGAGGGATTGGATGGCAGCCATCTTTGGAGACTAACCAACACAAAGAGAGTTCAGGGTTGGGGACTTAAGTTTGAAAGCAATCAATCAGAAGATTGTACTTAAGCCACAGTACTGGATGAAGATTACCCAGGGAATGACTGTAGATAGAAAGGAGATGGAAAGGCTGATCTCTAGGGTATTCCAACATTTTGCATTTGGAAGGTGGAGAAGCCAGTAAATGAGACTGAGAAGAAACAACCAATaaggtaggaggaaaaccaggagagtgcAGGGCTGCTGAAGACAGGTGCAGAGAGCGTTTCaagaaagagggagtgagggggggacttccctggcagtccagtggttaggactctgcgcttccactgcaggggtcacaggtcagatcccacatgctgctcggagtggccaaaaaaaaaaaaaaagaaaagaaagagggaatgaTTCGTTGTGGAAAATGCTGCTGAGAGTTCAAGGAAGACAAGGGATGAAGATTGACAACTGGATTTGGCCACGTGGAGACGACCGGTGGTTTTACAAGAATAATTTCAGTGAATTTGTAGAGACATAAGCTTGATTAGGGTGAGTTCCAGAGACAATATGCAGACAGAAATTAAAGGCAGTTGGCAGAGACAACTCTTTTCAGGAGTTACACaggaaagcagagaaatgggGCAGTAAATAATAGgatgtagatcaatggaagacaaatgaagaaaccaGCTTTCAAAAGGAATGTGAACCATTCATCCATTACAGCAAGTAAGGCAGAGTATCATATGGTCACAAATGCAGGTAGGGTGGTTAGATGTGCTAGTGGGAGGTGCTGTAGAAGCAAATGCTGTCTAGCGGTGAAGGGACGGTTAGTCCAGCCTTGGACAAAATGTAAGATCATCAGACTATCTTTAAGTAGGTGCACATCTATAGGCAAAAAGCATGATTCTGTGGAGAAAGCTAGGAATGCAAAGAAATAACTGACAATGTGGAAACTGAGAGCATGTGGCTGCAGGAGGGGATGCAGAACTTGGGGCGGAAGAGGAATATCTGACTCCAGCTTCAGAGAATGGCCTGCGTCTGGTGACTCAAGAACGGGGAAGGCAGTCTTTAGAGCCCAGGATGTCAAGGACCTGGGAGACTAGGGTATTAGTTCACACGACAGTGGCTGCCGATACCTCCAGGACAGCAGCAGGGGTAACGCAGGACGACTGCGTTAGTAGAGGACGACTGTGAAGTAGGAGTCGAGTCCTTAAAGAAGGGGAGGGAGCACCCAGGCAGAGTACTGGGCAACGGCGATGCTGGCGTTTTTAAGGGGGGAGGGAGCATGCATTTTTAAGAAGTGAATTTTGAAAGGAAATGAATACTCTGGAGTGGCAATGGTGAGTGAGCCAGACACTAGCTGAACCTGCAGCTGGGATGTAACCCCTGATCTGCCTCCTCCTGAGAGGCACCGGAGACCTGTAGACCTCGAGAGGAAGCCAGGGACTAGAAAGAGTTTGAACGTATGTATAGATTTATTTTGGTGATTGAACCAAAGGAATTCCAGATATCACAGCAGGGCATCATCAGGAAAGGACGTCATGGGAGGGTTGGGGGTCACAGGTGCAGGGCAGGAGGCTGAACCGCAAGTGAGGGAAGAGCGGGCAGCTCACTCTGGTGGCAACTAAGAGCAAAAAGCAGGCGGTGGGGGTGGCACTCGAGGCGAGATGGGAGTTTTGAGTtctgctctcccacctcctaGCTGTGTGGCTAAGAGATCACTTAGCAAGTTAGTACATCTTGTGTTTAGAtggcaagtgacagaaaacctaCTTTAATCTGGCTTAAACAATAATGAGAGTTTACTACCCCCATACATACCCTTCCATAGAGGAAGGGCGGCACTTTAGGAATTGACTCAGCTGTGCAATGATGTCCTCAAGGATCcagtttctttatatttctctgttgcaCCTTTTATCGTGGTGGCTTCATCCTAAGGCTGTTGCACCTCATGGTCACAAGACGGCTGCCAACAACACtcaggaaaagaatatatataatttccttttacACATCTAGAAAGACTCCCTTTTGGTAGCGGTCTCAGAAAGGTGAAAACATATCTTTTCCATACGTGCAGCAAACCTCTCCTGCAGTCTCATTTGGGTTGAATTTGGGTAACGTGTCCACTCTTGAACCAGTTCCCGTGGCCTGTGATATACCACGTGCTGACTGGCTGTGGCAAAAGGGAGTTGTCCTGATCGGTTTGGAGCACTTAAGGCCCACCCCTGTTGCTGAGACAGTCGGCAAACTGGCTGTATTAGGGAAGGGTCATGCTCAGTAAAAATCTGAGTATTGTtaggaaggggaaaggaagaatTTGTGCTGAGTAGACTACTAAAAACGTCCACTCACTGAGCTGTCGTGAAGGTTAAATGAATATTTGCAAGGAtgccttgctttttctttcttaaaaggtTCTTGGAGGTAGAGCTCTAGAAGAAAGCTGTGGGAGCGAAAGGCAGATAAGGGGGGAGGTGAGGAAACAGAAATTTGGGTTAAGAATCCAAGGACTAAGTGGAAGAGACAGCAGGGGTAGATGGGGCTGGAGCTGAGGCATGGATGTAAACAGAACACGCCTGTCTGAATTCTCAGTAGAAACTGAGAGTGAAAATTATTCTGGTGCCTTGCAAGTCCCCCTTTCCCAAGAGCTGATGAGGGCCTAATTGGTTCATCTCTATACCTGCCTGTGCTCAAAAATGTTCAGTCACTCCCAGCTCTATACTGGGCTAGAGACATTTGCCTCACCCTGGAATTCCAGACTCTCTAGAATATGAGTCCAGCCTACGTTTGGCCTCATTCTAATTATTGCCATATACAAATTTACCCACAATGTCCATACAAGTCCAACCAAACTGGACTTTTGGTTGCTTCACAACGGCCCCTACACCGGCTCTCCTGCCTGCCTTTgtgcaggtttttcttttttttttttttttaatttatttatttatttttggctgtactgggtctccgttgctgcgcgcgggctttctctagttgcggcgagagggggctactcttcgttgcggtgcgcgggcttctcattgcggtggcttctctcgttgtggagcacgggctctaggcacacgagcttcagtagttgtggcacacaggctcagtagttgtggctcgtgggctctagagcgcagtctcagtagttgtggcgcatgggcttagttgctccgcggcatgtgggatcttcccacaccagggcttgaacccgtgtcccctgcactggcaggcagattcttaaccactgcgccaccagggaagccctgtgcaggTTTTTCTTTTGCTCTGAATGTTGCTCTCCTATCTTTCCTGGCTGGAATCTCTCATCTTGAAAGCCAAGTTCAAATGATTGTTCTCTGATGGAGCCTTCACTGGTCCTTCCATGCTCATGTACTCATTCCTTCCTCACTACTGGTGTGCTATTAGCATTAGCTACTACTGTCACCTACTCTAGACTGTCAGGTTCTTGAGGACAGCAAAGTTCTCCTCCTCCATCCATGTTCATTCTTTATTTGCTCATTAAAAAAAGCTGTGGGTGTCAACTGTGTGCTAGTCACGGTGCAGACAGAGGTGGGGaagaagcactcagtaaatactggttGAACTGAATGCTACTGAAAGGGGCTAGTGCCAGCTGGTAGGATTCCAATGGGGGGACCAACTGCTCTAACGAACTGATGTCCTCTCTGTCGATCTTCTATTCTGAGTGTAACCATATTTGCCAAAACCCTTGCCTCAATGGGCCGTAAGTGCATATAAAAGCTGAGTTTTTATTGCCAAAGTAAAGCAAAGAACTGAAACAAATAATGAGACAGCTTATAGAttgttcagggaaaaaaaaaaatctgcctttgaAATTATTAAgtcatttcagtttttattccAGAGTCATACAAAGCACTATCATCTGTATTATTCAGCAGTGgctttcaaaacatttttgccatttcacagtaaaaaaaaaaaaaaaaaaaaaaaaaaaacctttatattATGATCCAGgtcatatttattcattaattccttCAGTAAGTAAGTATTAACTACCTACAATATGCCAAATACTATTCTCAGCAGAATACAGTAGTAaacaaaaaggaaggagggaacaaAAGCCCTTGCCTTCAAAGACCTTACATGCTAGTGGAGcatacaataaacaaaataagtaaaacacacaaacacacagaaaaggaaGACTCATGAACAAAACCTCCTATTACTACATGCCATgtactctgatattttctattttataaaaaaaaaaaaaaaaagcgggtcACACCCCATTCAGTTATTAAGTTGGCCTCTCAATTCGGTAACGTGTTGAGACCTGCACTTTGAAAAATACTGGTCTAGACACTTTATGGAGTAGGCAGAGTGTGTTCTGTGCCGTCTTACAGATGAGACAGAGTGACACGTAAAGCTCAAGGTTCAGTGGCTTAGCCACACGCGCGCACGGCCCGAGGGGAGCAACGCTGGCACTTGTCCTCAGGGCTTCTGACAGAGCCCACTGCGGCCCTCTCCAGTACCCGCTGCAGCCCTCACAACTGTTGTCGTCCCTACTTCTCTTTGACTATGAAATCTTGACCTCTGCCTGGAGCAGCTCTTCCCTCCCCTGCCAGGTAAAATCACATCGACACTCCTAGGCCTGTGTAGACTGCGCGTGCTCCGGGATGCGGCCCCTGTGCCACTCACTGGACGCTGGCTTCCTCACCGCTGTACCAGAGGAGGATCCTCTCCACCGTGACCTCTTTAAGAGCAAGTCTTACTCTCCTTTTCCCCCCAAAGCACAGCTTTACAGAGTAggtattaaaaaatacacatggaaCTGAACTGAATTTGTAAGTGACTCAAAGGAGAGGGGTAAAGGAAGTGCTTACTCTATTTGAAAGGCTGAGACCAGAAAAGATACCACTGGAAAAAAGATCTCTTTAACCGAGGTTATAAAAGTCACACATTTGGCAGAGgcttcaacaataaaaaaactatACAATCCAAAAAATTTATCTGCTTAGCATCAGTAGATTTAGAATGATGCCAGTAGCTCCTGGTTCACACAGAACAGAAACTTAGTCAAATCAATTCAAGAAAATGAGGGCCACGACAAGAAGGGCCAAGGCTAGCTGTGTGGACCTGAGGCAGGGCGGAGGCAAAGGCCCCAGGTGATCCTCAGCAGCAGAAGAAAGGGCACCTTTGCTGTAATGGTGACCGTTAGGATGGGGACAGCTGCCAAGTCACCCAAATGAAGAAAACCAGTCCCAGTTCTCAACAGAAAGAATCTGAATGGCACAGCCGTATCTAGGATTATCCACTCCTTTTCATATAGTTTAGGTAAGATGGGGCTGTGTGGGTGGTACAAATAtctaagggaaggagagagaagaaactcTTCGAAAAGGGAGATGAACTTTTTCTAATTATTGACCCAACCTGGAATCTCAAGTTTAAATTTCAGGCTACCACCAGAGAGGGAGGATGGGGACTCAAGGCCAAGATGAGGTCAGTTACAAAAAATACTATATCTGTGACATAGTAGAAAACTTAATTTCAGTCCTATTACAAGTAAAAAAAATGTCGATGTTAGCTAAATGACCTCTAAGTTTCAGGGACCTACAACTGAATTCTCTAACCCATGGTTTTCAGACTTTATTTTGAATTGGAGACACTAATTCCATGGGACTAGGGTCAGCTGTAGGGACTGCATATTTAAATAAGCACCCTGGATTCTGTTAAAGATGTATCATGTTGAGAAACTTGCTTAacctaattctttcctttttacagTAACTAAAAAGGGGCTCaactttaataaatgtttctaatTAGAGCAAAAATGGGCAGTAAAACTGTACAGGCACACCATTTATGCAGTAACACTAAATAAGagcatatacaaaatttaaaactacatttcttattgtttttaataGCATTTAGTCACATAATTTGTAGTGGCATAGGTTTATGAAAGATGTTTAAGACTGGTTGGTAACTTAGTCTTATCTTGggttttcctttaaaattgaGAATTAGGGAACGAGTCACAAGTTAAAGGATATTTCAGGATATGTTGATTATAAACTCAAAAGGTACACTGATATCAATTCTATAAACAGCAAATGTGAATGTAACTTATTAAAGCCTATtggttcacatttttaaaaagcaccctcATTTGTTTAAAGTTAAGTACTTTAAATGGTTATTGAAAGTCTACTGTAGACATAATATACTCAGTCCAACTAGCTGGTGGTGGGGTGGGTTTATATGACCACATCCAATTAATTCAGAGTCTGACTCAGAATTAAAAATCAAACTGCATTACACAAAAGTTACAGTCATGGGTAGCATAATCAGTTCCTCAGATAATACAGCTTTCAGAGCTTTCATCATCCTGGTCACCCTTCTTTTTTGCTTTCACTTACACatatctttcttttaaagaaacaaaatatgtaaaagttCACCAAAATTCGGCAAGTCACAGTTTGTATAGCACTAACTGATAGTAGCTTTGGCATTTGATATTACAAAGTCACttttgttacaaatattttcttcattctgggTCAAGGCGAGGTAAAACAGGAAGAATAAGATTCCCAAATGCAGAATCCTGAGTTATGAAGTATCCAGATGAATGTGCATGTGCATGCTggggaagagtttaaaaaaaaaaagaaaagaaaagaaaaaaaaggcaattcaGCTATTACGAGTCACAATTCTTCAACCAAGGCATTAAAATCACTTATCCTTTCTGAGTGCTTGAGaccaaatttgttttaaaaatcagttcttatgctgttaattttgtttaaatacaCAGGAGATGGACAATAATAAAGAATTCATATTAACAATTTGCACCAGGTACTAATATATCATCCCCACTCTCTCCCCTGTGATTCTCTTCAGTCAATAATTGAGTCGAAGACATGAATTACTTTGTTCCTTGGAGTGGGGAGGAAATCTAGCAACAAAGGTCCCAAAGTACTCTGCTCTTGGTCAGTAAAgcaggagagtgagaaagaaggGCAGTAGTtggaaggagaagggggaaagACAGCTGATTACTGGTGATTAAGATACCAACATTTTGTAGAGGATGTTGGcatataaataacagaaaaccaCCAGTGACGTCCCTTGTCACTAAACAAAGGACTGTTCATAGGTTGTCTAAAGTGAGATGATCTTTAATATCCCTTCCAATTCTGAGATTCTAAGGTTTAAAAGCATAGGTAACTATGTCTAGTGCAAGGTTTCTAGGAATCTTAGTTAAATTATCCAAGATCaatgaaatactaaaattttttatcataataagaacaatttttttaactGATAGATTATCACATTCCTATAGTCTTTAAACAGACATGctgaccattaaaaaaagaatccaaacaacaataataaaccgGTAAGACTATCAAAGGACTATCAAAGGACATAATGTCAtcacaaatttgaaaaaatagataTGTACTATTAAACTAGCCAGTTCATCTTTTCAAGATCATTCTGTCCATCCAAATACCCTAAACTCTTCTGTGTGCAGCAGTCCCTTGCCAGGTGTGGCACAGAATCAATCATGACCACGTCAACACCATGAAAGATACTTTCATTACTGCCGTATCTGGTCCTTCAAATCCTCTGGGCATGACTGAACGTCAGCAAACAACTGCAATTACGTGTGGAACGTTTTTATTGATATTGCTCCactgaaatacaaaataagaagCGTGCTGGTTTCCAAGCCCCAGGAAATCTCCAATGAGACAAGAATGTCAGCCAcactttcctcacctgcaaagccGCCTTCTGCTGGGCTGCAATGTGCTGCTGCTCAGCGTGGTCCCGGAAGTCCTTGTTAAGAGAGGGTCTCGAGAGCGCAATGCTAAAATGGGAATCTTAGTTACTTGACTGTTTAGAGACTCCCTTCCTTCTGAATCACATTGTTCATTAGATATTCTAAATAGggattacaaaaaagaaagaaaaaagaacttcctGAATaagtcttttttccttctcccactGTCTACATTAATTTATATGAAGAAAGCCTATATTATTTACTAGGGCTTCAgattatctcctttttttttttttttttttttttatcatcatagtctttttttttttttttttttaaactggtttcttttttttttttttttttaatttatttatttatttatttatttatttatttatggctgtgctgggtcttcggttcgtgcgagggctttctctagttgcggcaagtgggggccactcttcatcgcggtgcggggaccgctcttcatcgcggtgcgcgggcctttcactatcgcggcccctcccgttgcggggcacaggctccagacgcgcaggctcagcagctgtggctcacgggcccagctgctccgtggcatgtgggatcttcccagaccagggctcgaacccgtgtctcctgcattagcaggcagattctcaaccactgcgccaccagggaagcccagattatctcctttttattgatgatttATGGTCCTCTGCTTTCAAACAGATTTGAGGTACTCTGGTCTATCATAAAGTtacatttatgatgaaaactaaAGAGTTGAATGTTTCAAGCAGAAGGTAGAACATGCAAAGGTAGGACTGGAGGTCAGGGCTCAGGAGGGGAGAAATGGGTTGGCAAAACATGAGGCTAGGGAGGAAGGCAGGTGCTGGGATATGTAGAGCCTTgtgaaataaattaagaaatgaagACCTTATCCTAACAGTGAAGGGAGACTCCCAAGAGTGTTACAAGCAGAAGAGTGACTCGATCAGAATTATCACACTACGGTTCAGAAAGACCACCACTGTGGCAGACAGTGCTGGTCATCTCCCCAACAACTGttgctctccctccttcctcgcTAATGGAACCCACACTTAGTTCAATTATCGTTGGTCCCATTCTTCATGGTGGGCCAGGTTATCCCCCAGGGGGTGAACTTTGATTGGTATAAGACAACACCATTTCCCTTGCTGGTTTCCTGTTTAGGCAAGAGAAAGGTTCACAATTCTGGGCAGCTAGACTTCACGGGTAGTCTGCTTGAAGGCTTTGAGAACGTTTTCCTCACTCTTACAAAATGGACACAGGAGAGGAACCTTTCTGGCTTTTGCCTCTACGGGGGCTCGGCGTACAGTGATGCCTAGGCTACTGCAGTCATATTTTGACCAGTAAGGAGGTGCTGACCCATGGAGAAGggcagaaaggagagaaggaagctgGGTCAGTGCTGACACTGGTGTGCCACTGCAGTAAGCCATTCTGGAATCACCTTATCTTCACGCTTCTGGTTAACCTATATCCTAACATTTATGCCAACTttttggttttctgttacttCCAGATTAAAACATCCTAACTGACACAACTGATAAATGTATTCGAGAGAACTTAAGACTGTGGGAAATTCAGGAGGTAGTAACTGAGGCAAAAAATGAGAGTGGCCAGGACCAAGGCAGCATCAGTtgcaataaagaaaaatggacagTTTGAGACACATTTCAAAATATAGACATAAGAGAATGATAAATGTTTAGAGATGGAAGTAAAAGGGAATAATAAACAATTAAAGTTCACATTTCTGACTCTGATTACTAGTAAATCTGTACCACTCATGGAGACAAGCAAGCCAACAATATTAAGTAggtagagagggagggaagatgagTTCGGTGTGGGACATACTCAGTTTGAAATGCCTGGAAGACATCAAAGTGCAGATGTCCAGGAGGCAGTCTGGTGCTTGAGACAGAGGACGAGGCTGGAGATGCAAATGTATAAAAGTAACTGGCACATAAATTACAGGCTGTGAAAGTGAATGCAACTGTCCAgtgaaaagacatagactgggaGACTGGATCTAGAACAGAACTCTGAGGAATATCAACATTCAAGAGACaagaagtgggacttccctggtggctcagtggttaagaagctgcctgccaatgcaggggacacgggttcgagccctggtccaggaggatcccacatgctgcggagcaactaagcccgtgtgccacaactacggagcctgtgctctagagcccgcgagccacaactactgagcccgtgtgctacaactactgaagcctgtgcgcctagagctcgtgctccgcaacgagaagctaccacaatgagaagcccacgcatcacaacaaagacccaacgcagccaaaaattaattaattaattaattttaaaaagagagaggcagTGGAGAAATGTCTGCAAAAGAAACCAAGATAGTATAACAGTGGATGAATGGAAGCCAAGGAAAGAGAGTATTTTAAGGAGGGCactgtatacaatggaataccactcagccattaaaaaaaagaaagaaatcttgccatttatgacaacaaataccatatgatctcacttatatatggaatctaaaaaacaaaacacacaaaacaaaatgaaaacagactcatatacacctgaaactaacacaatgtcgtaaatcaactatactccaataaaaaaatttaaaatatatattaaccaattaaaaaaagaaaacagactcatagatagaACAAACAGGTGGTCACCAGAGGGGAGCAGGTTGGgggtgggcaaaataggtgaaggggattaagaggcacaaaccttcagtgagaaaataaagaagtcacaggaatgtaatatacagcataaggaatatgatTCATGATACTGTATTAATTTTGTGTGGAGACAATGGTTCTtagacattgtggtgatcatttcataatgtatgctcATGTCAAATTACTGTGTAGTACACCTGAAGTTAACTCAACtccacttcaattaaaaaaagagaaaaaaaaaggagggagcaATCAGTGGTGTCAAATAA containing:
- the INIP gene encoding SOSS complex subunit C isoform X2, producing the protein MQNQSSTNHPGASIALSRPSLNKDFRDHAEQQHIAAQQKAALQHAHAHSSGYFITQDSAFGNLILPVLPRLDPE
- the INIP gene encoding SOSS complex subunit C isoform X1 translates to MAANPSGQGFQNKNRVAILAELDKEKRKLLMQNQSSTNHPGASIALSRPSLNKDFRDHAEQQHIAAQQKAALQHAHAHSSGYFITQDSAFGNLILPVLPRLDPE